One window from the genome of Paenibacillus azoreducens encodes:
- a CDS encoding LysE family translocator encodes MNITSFLIYCFIVTFTPGPTNIAILSIAHHARFKEIFRYILGASAAFGILLAVSVLLNSMLASILPKILVFMQIIGCLYMLYLAYQVYKMNVSGETSGQAATFISGFLMQFANPKIWLFTMTVIPSYVMPYYKSSFILLIFVIVITIIAFLAFGTWAFFGTVFKRFLKKYQKVTNMVLAGLLVYSAVEVSGILK; translated from the coding sequence ATGAACATTACATCTTTTTTGATCTACTGCTTTATTGTTACATTTACGCCTGGGCCGACGAATATTGCGATCTTGTCCATAGCGCATCATGCCAGGTTCAAAGAGATATTTCGGTACATTTTGGGTGCAAGCGCGGCCTTTGGCATATTGCTGGCTGTTTCCGTTTTACTCAATAGTATGCTGGCATCCATTTTGCCGAAAATATTGGTTTTTATGCAGATTATCGGCTGCCTTTATATGCTGTACCTTGCTTATCAAGTATACAAAATGAACGTATCGGGGGAGACGTCGGGCCAAGCTGCCACCTTTATCTCAGGATTCCTGATGCAATTCGCAAATCCTAAGATTTGGCTGTTTACAATGACAGTCATTCCAAGCTATGTTATGCCTTACTATAAGTCGTCGTTTATTTTGCTGATATTTGTTATCGTGATTACCATCATTGCCTTTTTGGCATTTGGCACATGGGCATTTTTTGGTACGGTGTTTAAAAGATTTTTGAAAAAATATCAAAAGGTTACGAATATGGTCTTAGCCGGACTATTGGTTTATTCAGCAGTCGAGGTATCGGGAATCTTGAAATAA
- a CDS encoding AraC family transcriptional regulator, protein MDKFIYKKSAGITALSASLSEFQYAKHSHEEYALGVTLRGVQQYHLDGSFQSSYQNGVMLFHPEQVHDGRSQDKTGIDYVMVYIKPALFLELVGKKDVVKFSSPVVYHRGLEQSLLNLAHAVFSGKDEALCSELLLNLADHFSHIEMSSAFRKSDMLINKAKEMIYFSLDGVLRLDEISTELGMSKYQFIRAFKADTGISPYRFFLNSKVEHAKRLIEKNKDIYAAVTACGFVDLSHLNRHFKNVYGTTALEYISNISSSQNIRK, encoded by the coding sequence ATGGACAAATTTATTTACAAAAAATCGGCAGGAATTACTGCTCTGTCTGCGAGTCTATCTGAATTTCAATATGCAAAACACAGCCATGAGGAATATGCTCTGGGCGTCACTTTACGCGGCGTCCAGCAGTATCATTTGGATGGAAGTTTTCAGTCGTCCTATCAAAACGGGGTGATGCTTTTTCATCCGGAACAAGTCCATGATGGAAGGTCGCAGGATAAAACAGGCATTGATTACGTTATGGTGTATATCAAACCTGCCTTATTTTTGGAGCTGGTCGGGAAAAAAGACGTGGTCAAGTTCTCTTCTCCCGTCGTGTATCATCGTGGACTTGAGCAAAGCTTATTAAACCTGGCCCATGCGGTATTTAGCGGTAAAGACGAAGCTCTCTGCAGCGAATTGCTGCTAAACCTTGCGGATCATTTTTCTCATATTGAAATGAGCAGCGCGTTCAGAAAAAGCGATATGCTCATCAATAAAGCAAAGGAAATGATCTACTTCAGTTTAGACGGCGTATTAAGGCTGGATGAAATTTCTACCGAGCTCGGAATGTCAAAATATCAATTTATCAGGGCCTTTAAAGCGGACACCGGAATTTCCCCGTACCGATTCTTTTTAAACAGCAAAGTTGAACATGCCAAGCGGCTGATCGAAAAAAACAAGGATATCTACGCGGCGGTCACCGCATGCGGATTTGTCGATTTGTCTCATTTAAACAGGCATTTTAAAAACGTATACGGAACAACGGCATTGGAATATATATCAAACATAAGTTCATCTCAAAATATCCGGAAATAG
- a CDS encoding TetR/AcrR family transcriptional regulator has protein sequence MTTNKKEDIMQASLMLFTERGFDATTVPMIAEKAQVGAGTIYRYFENKEVLLNSLFRECVGQIIQALSDGFPESASVREQFHHIFHRLTRFGQENNEALTFIDSHMDPRLLDEESQSKFIELLDFLRRFLKRGQQQGIIVQLPPDALIPLFYGPIVKLFLVIRDGDLKQTDELFAGVEECCWNALKVH, from the coding sequence GTGACAACAAACAAGAAAGAAGATATTATGCAAGCTTCCTTGATGCTATTTACAGAACGCGGGTTTGATGCGACGACGGTTCCGATGATTGCAGAGAAGGCACAAGTTGGCGCAGGCACGATTTATCGCTATTTTGAAAATAAAGAGGTGCTGCTCAATTCATTATTTCGGGAATGCGTAGGACAGATTATTCAGGCATTGTCGGACGGTTTTCCCGAATCGGCTTCAGTGCGCGAGCAGTTCCATCATATTTTCCACCGGTTGACCCGCTTTGGCCAGGAAAATAATGAAGCGTTAACGTTTATCGATTCCCATATGGACCCGCGCTTATTAGATGAAGAAAGCCAAAGCAAGTTTATTGAGCTGCTCGATTTCCTGCGCCGCTTTTTAAAGAGAGGGCAACAGCAAGGCATAATCGTGCAACTTCCGCCTGATGCGCTGATTCCGCTTTTTTACGGACCAATCGTTAAGCTGTTTCTAGTGATCAGAGACGGCGATTTGAAGCAAACAGACGAACTGTTCGCCGGTGTTGAGGAATGCTGCTGGAATGCGCTTAAAGTCCATTAG